One segment of Rhipicephalus sanguineus isolate Rsan-2018 chromosome 6, BIME_Rsan_1.4, whole genome shotgun sequence DNA contains the following:
- the LOC119396867 gene encoding autophagy protein 5 isoform X1: MAEDREVLREIWDGRLPVCFKLAEEEVYTMQQPEPYYLMISRISYFPLVVDKVHKHFSRHVDERYHGNEMWLEYNGQPLKWHLPIGVLYDCNASDSILPWGITVHFQDFPEKQILHCGSRAVVESHFMSAIKEADMLKHRSQVVSTMQKKDHNQLWVGLLNSKFDQFWAINKKFMERIGGECFKHIPFRLYMPDGSLIQRLVTPLTPSGDKATLETLLQQVAPQVLVGGDMVSFLISSDGAKHSIITHGIQVPLDTPLQWMSEHLSYPDNFLHLCVMPCS; the protein is encoded by the exons ATGGCGGAAGATCGTGAAGTCTTACGAGAGATTTGGGATGGGCGCCTTCCGGTGTGTTTCAAGCTCGCCGAAGAGGAAGTATACACGATGCAGCAGCCTGAACCTTATTAC CTAATGATTTCGAGGATAAGCTACTTTCCCCTAGTGGTTGACAAGGTCCATAAGCACTTCTCCAGGCATGTCGATGAGCGATACCATGGAAATGAAATGTGGCTTGAATACAACGGTCAACCTTTGAAATG gCATTTACCCATTGGTGTACTTTATGATTGTAATGCTAGTGATTCCATTTTACCGTGGGGTATCACAGTTCACTTTCAG GATTTTCCCGAGAAGCAAATATTACACTGTGGAAGTCGAGCCGTGGTTGAATCGCACTTCATGTCTGCCATCAAGGAAGCAGACATGCTAAAGCATCGCAGCCAAGTGGTCAGCACTATGCAGAAGAAAGACCACAATCAGCTTTGGGTAGGACTACTTAACTCAAAGTTTGACCAGTTCTGGGCCATCAACAAGAAATTCATGGAACGCATTGGTGGAGAGTGCTTCAAGCACATACCTTTTCGCCTGTATATG CCTGATGGCAGTCTTATCCAAAGGCTAGTCACACCATTGACACCCTCTGGCGACAAGGCAACTCTAGAGACCTTATTGCAGCAAGTGGCCCCTCAGGTTCTTGTAGGAG GTGACATGGTGAGTTTTCTGATATCTTCAGATGGAGCCAAACACAGCATCATCACGCATGGGATCCAGGTCCCCCTGGACACACCTCTTCAGTGGATGAGTGAACACCTCAGTTACCCAGACAACTTTCTGCACTTGTGTGTCATGCCGTGCTCATAG
- the LOC119396867 gene encoding autophagy protein 5 isoform X2, which translates to MAEDREVLREIWDGRLPVCFKLAEEEVYTMQQPEPYYLMISRISYFPLVVDKVHKHFSRHVDERYHGNEMWLEYNGQPLKWHLPIGVLYDCNASDSILPWGITVHFQDFPEKQILHCGSRAVVESHFMSAIKEADMLKHRSQVVSTMQKKDHNQLWVGLLNSKFDQFWAINKKFMERIGGECFKHIPFRLYMPDGSLIQRLVTPLTPSGDKATLETLLQQVAPQVLVGDGAKHSIITHGIQVPLDTPLQWMSEHLSYPDNFLHLCVMPCS; encoded by the exons ATGGCGGAAGATCGTGAAGTCTTACGAGAGATTTGGGATGGGCGCCTTCCGGTGTGTTTCAAGCTCGCCGAAGAGGAAGTATACACGATGCAGCAGCCTGAACCTTATTAC CTAATGATTTCGAGGATAAGCTACTTTCCCCTAGTGGTTGACAAGGTCCATAAGCACTTCTCCAGGCATGTCGATGAGCGATACCATGGAAATGAAATGTGGCTTGAATACAACGGTCAACCTTTGAAATG gCATTTACCCATTGGTGTACTTTATGATTGTAATGCTAGTGATTCCATTTTACCGTGGGGTATCACAGTTCACTTTCAG GATTTTCCCGAGAAGCAAATATTACACTGTGGAAGTCGAGCCGTGGTTGAATCGCACTTCATGTCTGCCATCAAGGAAGCAGACATGCTAAAGCATCGCAGCCAAGTGGTCAGCACTATGCAGAAGAAAGACCACAATCAGCTTTGGGTAGGACTACTTAACTCAAAGTTTGACCAGTTCTGGGCCATCAACAAGAAATTCATGGAACGCATTGGTGGAGAGTGCTTCAAGCACATACCTTTTCGCCTGTATATG CCTGATGGCAGTCTTATCCAAAGGCTAGTCACACCATTGACACCCTCTGGCGACAAGGCAACTCTAGAGACCTTATTGCAGCAAGTGGCCCCTCAGGTTCTTGTAGGAG ATGGAGCCAAACACAGCATCATCACGCATGGGATCCAGGTCCCCCTGGACACACCTCTTCAGTGGATGAGTGAACACCTCAGTTACCCAGACAACTTTCTGCACTTGTGTGTCATGCCGTGCTCATAG
- the LOC119396868 gene encoding ubiquinone biosynthesis O-methyltransferase, mitochondrial yields MWARLRIPLMSVRSSTNFEQARHRCTSAASSAGSRQSTVFEENRSKFDALVHQWWDPEGEFSALARMNALRIPFIRDGLLQTGKSAVTPSATSRTKPLLGLKILDVGCGGGLLSEPLARLGATVTGIDPTPGSIDVAKAHADRDPEIRDNISYEETEIGTLVQRGIKYDAVVASEVVEHVQNYSSFVKSCVELTEDGGSLFFTTINRTVPSYLIAKIAAEYIFRIVPPGLHDWNMFVPPEQMEEALESCGCYVRLIHGTMYNPLTRAWSWVDFTSLTYALHAVKERV; encoded by the exons ATGTGGGCCCGACTTCGGATACCTTTAATGTCCGTCCGCTCAAGCACAAACTTTGAGCAAGCAAG GCACAGATGTACTTCAGCAGCAAGCTCTGCAGGATCACGACAGTCCACGGTGTTTGAAGAAAACCGTAGTAAATTCGACGCCCTTGTGCATCAGTGGTGGGACCCGGAAGGCGAATTCTCTGCTCTGGCGAGAATGAACGCATTGCGCATCCCTTTTATTAGAGACGGTCTCTTGCAAACTGGAAAATCGGCTGTGACACCGTCCGCTACATCGAGAACAAAACCGCTGCTGGGATTGAAAATCCTTGACGTTGGCTGTGGTGGTGGACTGCTTTCTGAG CCACTTGCCAGGCTAGGTGCTACAGTGACTGGAATCGATCCCACACCTGGAAGCATTGATGTTGCCAAAGCACATGCGGACAGAGATCCTGAAATTAGGGACAACATCTCATACGAGGAAACTGAAATTGGCACTCTGGTACAACGTGGCATAAAATACGATGCAGTTGTAGCCAGTGAAGTCGTCGAACATGTTCAAAATTACTCGAGCTTCGTCAAGTCCTGCGTCGAGCTGACAGAG GATGGTGGCTCCCTCTTCTTCACAACCATCAACCGTACAGTCCCATCATATTTAATAGCGAAGATTGCAGCTGAATACATATTTCGAATTGTGCCGCCTGGCCTCCATGACTGGAACATGTTTGTGCCACCAGAGCAAATGGAAGAAGCTCTTGAATCAT GTGGCTGCTACGTCCGGCTGATCCACGGCACCATGTACAACCCCCTCACTCGTGCCTGGAGCTGGGTGGACTTCACGAGTTTGACATACGCGCTTCATGCTGTAAAGGAGAGAGTGTAA